GCAATTCATCGTATGAAACGAGCATTGGATGAATTTATTGTTGAAGGTGTTCATACAACGATTCCATTTCATCAACAGATAATGGAACATCCAGTATTTATAAATGGCGACTTTAATACAAAATTTCTTGAAGAAAATCCGATAGTTCAAGATTAGGCTGAATAAAATGAATAAAGGAGTGAGCATATGAGTGAACAACCATTACTAAATGTAAGTGATGACAATTTAGGTAAAGTTGAAATTGCCCCGGAAGTCATTGAAGTCATTGCAGGTCTAGCGGCTTCTGAAGTGGATGGTCTTTATGCAATGCGAGGGAATTTTGCTTCTGGTGTAGTTGAACGATTTGGAAAAAAGTCTCATAGTAAAGGGGTAAAGGTGGAGTTAACCGATAATGGAATTGTGATTGATTTATACGTAATTCTACAATTTGGG
This genomic interval from Virgibacillus pantothenticus contains the following:
- a CDS encoding Asp23/Gls24 family envelope stress response protein, whose amino-acid sequence is MSEQPLLNVSDDNLGKVEIAPEVIEVIAGLAASEVDGLYAMRGNFASGVVERFGKKSHSKGVKVELTDNGIVIDLYVILQFGVSIPNVAQMIQSNIRQTLKNMTALEIDEINVHVVGIQMDATEEGPENN